In one Chlamydia sp. BM-2023 genomic region, the following are encoded:
- a CDS encoding polymorphic outer membrane protein middle domain-containing protein: MYWYNRSLLWLISFSICSYQMASFAKENKTCVFGDVNKDIFPLLLPDDLNKIILQRTPISDAFHDTDADITISGRKSFCISYKYGAPSGGAIAAKNLNITNNPGPIIFRKNYPSGSGGAIYCKEVCTIANNPQGILFHHNTDYKFSGAISAGSLIIRDNGPVLFLNNHSLAGGTIYNQGDASLFYLSADYGNIIFNGNDSRHNGILRKNAIVSSPGLNLQVGARKGRKVAFFDPVEHEAQSTEGVTFNPENFHLGTVLFSSKNIPLDSTQIKDFSSFFRILVKLAHGVLAIEDKARVGFFNFTQDSGTTLRLGNASVVQTNVSPDITTTAAGATKPTVTPGTTAGCTLSIDQLALNLPSLCQEDAQAPKIWIYPTATTTGSGTSATTNYTEDSNPNVTISGPLTLLDSDNQDPYDSVDLSKDITGIPFLYLCDNTTKKIDIANLDIEAINKTTHYGYQGIWSPYWLETTTTTSTTSPDLANTNHRRLYADWSSIGYLPNPKFQTPLVANALWQNFYSTMAAINSSMSLNTESSVFDFGGQGLGIFTYQKSKGKQHGFRMKSAGYSLATATEQNLALTLAFAQQISSVKEKVSHNKLSSKNYFGGIQMCLPWMEEAIVTTTSLAYSYGTHTIKHYYKEEVKTSEGAFHSHSLVAVWNCSLQFLPLSYHSTLFPFVEAVAFRATLSSFEETGAFIRKFSQRKPLYNITLPVGITMERYREGRFPRTWQAQLAYHPVIYRKHPKIQTVLLASNGSWSSSGTPVSRNSICATLNNQTQLAPHINIIVRYQGELSSSTFSNYLKAGSCVIF, translated from the coding sequence ATGTATTGGTATAACCGCTCATTACTTTGGTTAATTAGTTTTAGTATCTGCTCATATCAAATGGCATCTTTTGCAAAAGAAAACAAAACATGTGTTTTCGGTGATGTCAATAAAGATATTTTCCCGTTGTTATTACCTGACGACCTCAACAAAATCATTTTACAGAGAACCCCTATAAGCGATGCGTTTCATGATACAGACGCTGACATCACAATCTCCGGGAGAAAAAGCTTCTGTATTTCTTATAAATATGGCGCTCCCTCCGGAGGAGCAATCGCAGCTAAAAACCTAAATATTACAAATAATCCAGGCCCTATAATATTTCGGAAAAACTATCCGTCTGGCTCCGGAGGAGCCATTTACTGTAAAGAGGTCTGCACTATTGCAAATAATCCTCAAGGTATCCTTTTCCACCACAACACGGACTACAAATTCTCAGGAGCTATTTCCGCAGGATCATTAATAATTCGTGATAACGGCCCTGTTCTCTTTTTAAATAACCACTCGTTAGCGGGAGGAACTATTTACAACCAGGGAGACGCATCTCTGTTTTACCTATCTGCTGACTATGGAAATATCATATTTAATGGAAACGACTCCCGACATAACGGAATACTCCGGAAAAATGCCATTGTCTCATCTCCAGGATTAAACCTTCAGGTTGGAGCAAGAAAAGGACGCAAAGTAGCTTTTTTTGATCCTGTAGAACATGAAGCTCAATCAACAGAAGGTGTAACCTTCAATCCAGAGAATTTTCACTTAGGAACTGTGCTGTTTTCATCAAAAAACATCCCTTTAGATTCAACTCAAATTAAAGATTTCTCTAGTTTTTTCAGAATTTTAGTAAAACTCGCTCATGGAGTGCTCGCCATTGAAGATAAAGCTAGAGTGGGATTCTTTAATTTTACTCAAGATTCTGGAACTACTCTTCGTTTAGGAAACGCCTCTGTTGTTCAAACAAATGTCTCACCTGATATCACCACTACCGCTGCTGGGGCCACAAAACCTACAGTAACCCCAGGAACAACAGCCGGCTGCACTTTATCCATTGATCAGCTAGCATTAAATCTCCCTTCTCTTTGTCAAGAAGATGCCCAAGCTCCAAAAATCTGGATTTATCCAACAGCAACAACAACAGGAAGCGGAACTTCTGCTACTACTAACTACACGGAAGATTCTAATCCTAATGTAACCATTTCCGGCCCCCTAACATTGTTAGATAGTGATAATCAAGATCCCTATGATTCTGTGGACCTCTCTAAAGACATTACAGGAATCCCTTTTCTTTATCTTTGTGATAACACTACCAAAAAAATCGATATTGCTAACTTAGATATCGAAGCTATCAATAAAACTACGCATTATGGTTATCAAGGAATCTGGTCTCCCTATTGGTTAGAAACTACTACCACAACATCGACAACATCTCCTGATCTAGCAAATACCAACCACAGACGCCTCTATGCAGATTGGTCTTCTATAGGTTATCTACCTAATCCGAAATTTCAAACGCCTTTGGTTGCTAATGCTCTCTGGCAAAACTTTTACAGTACAATGGCGGCTATAAATTCTTCAATGTCTCTAAATACAGAGTCTTCGGTATTTGATTTTGGAGGCCAGGGATTGGGAATTTTTACATATCAAAAAAGCAAAGGTAAACAACACGGATTCCGTATGAAATCCGCGGGATACTCTTTAGCGACAGCTACTGAGCAAAACCTTGCTCTTACCTTAGCTTTTGCTCAGCAGATTTCCTCAGTTAAGGAAAAGGTATCTCACAACAAGCTCTCTTCTAAAAATTACTTCGGGGGGATACAAATGTGTCTCCCTTGGATGGAAGAGGCTATAGTAACAACGACATCGCTAGCGTATAGCTATGGAACCCATACAATAAAGCATTACTATAAAGAAGAAGTGAAAACCTCAGAAGGAGCTTTTCATAGCCACAGCTTAGTAGCAGTTTGGAATTGCTCTTTGCAATTCCTACCTTTAAGCTATCACTCTACACTATTTCCATTTGTAGAAGCTGTAGCTTTTCGAGCTACTCTATCTTCTTTCGAAGAAACCGGAGCTTTTATAAGAAAGTTCTCTCAGAGAAAACCTCTGTATAATATTACTCTACCTGTAGGAATAACTATGGAGAGGTATCGAGAGGGACGTTTTCCAAGAACATGGCAAGCTCAGCTTGCTTATC
- a CDS encoding polymorphic outer membrane protein middle domain-containing protein, protein MQSKPFTIFRTYLLTSLLYLLPSYSYSLENQTLYTQYDFDYSHLLGPKIFTEVPDGHNTLGALRSNSDSLIIACYNDVLCSQQSSKSNGGVIDAQTLVLSNNTGVLQFIGNTALGQGGAVNTTADCEIINNSCEQYFIRNQAISEQSSSNLKNYGGAVFCGKDLTISQNRKTICFGYNLAKSQGGAITATKNVYVTKNSCPILLINNNAFETGDTNYGKGGAIYCENCEFSDNSGPIYLVSNSAPQGGACKVTSLSITKNSGAIFFANNSSLNNKKDNNAKGISGGAVLCSSCNIEKNPGVTCFDNNAAFIQGGAISCKNLTIKESGPVQFTNNHSTYGGAVLLENNGILDLSADYGDIIFNNNYAADNLWYRNAWHCTSHVTTKLGAKKHRSIKIYDPIETIHENCSITINPEDYHKGTVLFSSLSVPEALTAEKNFFSYIKNPLTIKNGVLAVEDKAGIAAYKITQEQGSILRLGNRAIITTNTQKTPASSSGAQIIINRLALNLPSIIQNGAEAPKIWIYPTKTGTNYKEDTNPTITISGPLLLLDSDNNDPFDSLDLSGGITKVPFLYLCDNENKKITVTDLNIEAINDSVHYGYQGIWSPYWEEYSSAGGQTLETANKSHRMLYADWTPTYYIPNPKFKTPLVANALWQTFYTTMSGLQSLPSITLGEQESAFEFSGQGLGITVRQRTKNQIYGFRMESAGYAVGTSSRTLENQKLAFAFSQHFSQVQEKISDNKLSTKNYFGGMQVHFPLFNERILTSGSLAYCYGDHKLKNFYKEDDKASQGSFYSHSFAATINCFLPFLFIGNEFTLAPFVEAIAFRSTISSFEETGDFIRKFSSLRPLRTLTTPVGIAMQWEQNSNTPTIWKLELAYKPIVHKQYPKILTTLLASNGMWASYGTPITRHSFTTSLNNETLIFNNLKIFMNYHGEISSSTFSNYLKAGSSMHF, encoded by the coding sequence ATGCAATCAAAGCCCTTTACAATATTCAGAACTTATCTTCTTACATCCCTACTTTATCTTCTCCCGAGCTATTCTTACTCTTTGGAAAATCAAACACTCTATACCCAATATGACTTTGATTATTCTCACCTCTTAGGGCCTAAAATTTTTACAGAAGTTCCCGATGGGCATAACACGTTAGGAGCACTACGATCTAATTCTGACTCTTTAATCATCGCCTGTTACAATGATGTCCTATGTTCCCAACAATCTTCAAAGAGTAATGGCGGGGTAATTGATGCTCAAACTCTTGTTTTGAGCAACAATACTGGAGTACTTCAATTTATAGGCAATACGGCTCTAGGACAAGGGGGGGCTGTAAATACCACCGCAGATTGTGAAATTATTAACAATTCTTGCGAGCAATATTTCATTAGGAATCAAGCTATATCCGAACAAAGCTCCTCGAATCTAAAAAATTATGGAGGAGCTGTTTTTTGCGGAAAAGACCTTACAATATCACAAAATCGCAAGACTATTTGCTTCGGTTATAACCTTGCGAAATCTCAAGGTGGAGCAATTACAGCTACCAAAAATGTATATGTCACAAAGAATTCTTGCCCCATTTTATTAATAAACAACAACGCCTTTGAAACAGGAGACACTAATTATGGAAAAGGTGGAGCTATTTATTGCGAGAATTGTGAATTCTCAGACAATTCCGGCCCTATTTATTTAGTTTCTAACAGCGCTCCTCAAGGAGGAGCATGCAAAGTGACCTCACTATCAATCACTAAAAATTCTGGAGCCATATTTTTTGCTAATAACTCCAGCTTAAATAATAAAAAAGACAATAATGCTAAAGGAATTTCAGGAGGCGCTGTTCTCTGCTCTTCATGTAACATAGAAAAAAATCCGGGGGTTACCTGCTTTGATAATAACGCTGCTTTTATTCAAGGTGGGGCCATATCTTGTAAGAATCTTACTATTAAAGAAAGTGGTCCCGTACAATTTACAAATAATCATAGCACCTACGGAGGAGCCGTATTATTAGAAAATAACGGGATATTAGATCTCTCAGCAGATTACGGCGACATTATCTTTAATAATAACTACGCTGCTGACAATCTATGGTATAGAAATGCTTGGCACTGCACTAGTCATGTTACAACAAAACTCGGAGCAAAAAAACATCGAAGCATTAAAATTTATGACCCTATAGAAACAATTCACGAAAACTGTTCAATAACTATTAATCCAGAAGATTATCATAAAGGAACAGTACTTTTCTCCTCTCTTTCCGTTCCTGAAGCACTTACAGCAGAGAAAAATTTCTTTTCTTATATAAAAAATCCCCTAACCATCAAAAATGGTGTTCTTGCCGTTGAAGATAAGGCAGGAATTGCTGCTTATAAAATAACCCAAGAGCAAGGTTCTATTCTTCGCCTAGGAAATCGCGCGATTATTACTACAAACACCCAAAAAACTCCTGCGTCATCCTCAGGGGCGCAAATTATCATCAACCGGCTTGCTTTAAATCTTCCTTCGATTATTCAAAATGGAGCTGAGGCTCCAAAAATCTGGATCTACCCAACGAAAACAGGCACAAATTACAAAGAAGATACAAACCCTACAATTACCATTTCTGGGCCTCTTCTTTTACTAGACTCTGATAATAATGATCCCTTTGATTCCTTAGATCTCTCCGGAGGAATTACTAAAGTTCCTTTCCTATACCTTTGTGATAATGAAAATAAAAAAATCACAGTAACAGATTTAAATATCGAAGCTATCAATGATTCTGTTCATTATGGCTATCAAGGAATCTGGTCTCCCTATTGGGAAGAATACTCCTCAGCAGGAGGGCAAACTTTAGAAACAGCAAATAAATCCCATCGCATGCTCTATGCTGATTGGACTCCTACTTACTATATCCCCAATCCAAAATTTAAGACTCCTCTAGTTGCTAATGCTCTCTGGCAGACGTTTTATACTACAATGTCGGGTCTACAATCTCTCCCCTCAATAACTCTAGGAGAACAAGAGTCAGCATTTGAATTTTCAGGTCAGGGACTAGGAATTACAGTACGTCAAAGAACAAAAAATCAAATTTATGGATTCCGGATGGAATCTGCAGGATATGCCGTAGGGACATCCTCAAGAACCCTAGAAAATCAAAAGCTAGCTTTTGCTTTTTCCCAACACTTTTCACAAGTACAGGAAAAAATCTCCGATAATAAACTTAGTACTAAGAATTACTTCGGAGGTATGCAAGTTCATTTTCCCCTATTTAATGAAAGGATTCTTACTTCAGGATCGTTAGCTTATTGCTATGGGGATCACAAACTTAAAAACTTTTATAAAGAAGATGATAAAGCTTCCCAAGGATCTTTCTACAGTCACAGCTTCGCAGCAACTATAAACTGTTTCCTTCCTTTTCTTTTCATAGGAAATGAATTTACATTAGCTCCTTTTGTAGAAGCCATAGCTTTTAGATCTACAATCTCCTCTTTCGAAGAAACCGGAGATTTTATAAGGAAGTTCTCCTCTTTACGACCTTTGCGTACGCTTACAACTCCTGTGGGAATAGCTATGCAATGGGAGCAAAATAGCAATACACCAACTATCTGGAAGCTAGAACTTGCCTACAAACCTATAGTTCATAAGCAATACCCAAAAATTTTAACTACATTGTTAGCAAGTAATGGCATGTGGGCATCCTATGGCACTCCCATTACACGACATAGTTTTACAACTAGCTTAAATAATGAAACACTGATCTTTAATAACCTAAAGATCTTCATGAACTATCATGGCGAGATATCTTCCTCGACGTTTTCAAACTACTTAAAAGCAGGAAGCTCTATGCACTTTTAA
- a CDS encoding polymorphic outer membrane protein middle domain-containing protein, which translates to MQSYLYSFFFFVSLSGCFYHASGFAKEKKIYQFENTPTTVSLQELADAIENLDPKTFVYYGLTHKNDITSNDTLKTAISYEKHFMMSYLSTDFGGAFRVYELDITHNVHPVIFQDNAGWRIGGGAFWVDTCRISDNPKGVLFQNNCVPYGSGGGLLVHDLYIHDNGPVLFLNNTSSWGAGLQNSETQGKSANISMSADYGDIIFNGNIVRTSTGCYRNAFHTAKEGLHFRAGAKKGRRVAFYDPIESGWPANDTLIFNHENYHLGTVLFSGVLVDPVRSSRADYWSYFKNPMAANYGVLAVEENAGLAMYSFSQNENILRLGNAAVITTEKNTNPSTTANCAITIKKLALNLPSICKEGARPPKIWIYPTVTTVKGQPPTYAEDNNPTITVSGPLTLLDSDNQDPYDSVDLSNNIKRLPLLYLCENTNKQIDTANLNIGTLNDTTHYGHQGVWKPYWESKTTVTDSTSDLTANTKHRYLYADWTRTGYTVNPKYNTPLITNTLWQSLYSTMSGMRSLHSPQEDIPSIFEFSGKGLGISITQKDRSEKRGFRMESGGYAVGTNTTRKFSLSFAQQFSSIKEKVTSNKISSRNYFMGIKFCLPMLDETITTTGSLAYNYGDHKAKHYYREDLKTSRGSFYSRGMAASVKCSLPTQLRENHLVISPFAEAIVFRGTLSHCTETGDFPRAFSTSTPLTTFTLPLGMTMQWAHDTRHPKQWKIQLAYQPMIYKKTPQIRTTLLSSNGTWLSSGTPISRNTVAMNINNETQLRDSLKLILNYQGEISSSTFANYLTTGSSITF; encoded by the coding sequence ATGCAATCCTATCTCTATTCTTTCTTTTTTTTCGTTAGCTTGAGCGGTTGTTTCTACCATGCCTCTGGCTTTGCTAAAGAGAAAAAAATCTATCAATTTGAAAACACGCCTACTACTGTTTCTCTACAGGAACTTGCCGATGCAATCGAGAACCTGGATCCTAAGACATTCGTGTACTATGGTCTCACACATAAAAATGATATCACAAGTAACGACACCTTAAAAACGGCAATATCTTATGAAAAACATTTCATGATGAGCTACCTATCTACCGACTTTGGCGGGGCTTTTCGAGTTTATGAACTAGATATTACCCACAATGTTCATCCTGTAATATTTCAAGATAATGCTGGATGGCGTATAGGAGGCGGGGCTTTCTGGGTTGACACCTGTAGAATTTCAGATAACCCTAAAGGTGTTCTTTTCCAAAACAACTGTGTACCATATGGATCAGGAGGCGGCCTCCTAGTCCATGATCTCTATATTCATGATAATGGACCTGTATTATTTCTAAATAATACCTCTAGTTGGGGAGCTGGACTACAAAATTCCGAGACCCAAGGGAAAAGTGCAAATATTTCAATGTCTGCCGACTATGGAGATATTATCTTTAACGGAAATATCGTCAGGACAAGTACAGGATGCTATAGAAATGCCTTCCACACGGCAAAGGAAGGCTTACATTTCCGAGCTGGAGCAAAAAAAGGCCGTCGTGTTGCCTTCTACGATCCCATAGAAAGCGGCTGGCCAGCAAATGACACTTTAATTTTCAATCACGAAAACTATCATTTAGGCACAGTACTATTTTCTGGGGTCTTAGTAGATCCTGTAAGAAGCAGCCGTGCTGATTATTGGAGTTATTTTAAAAATCCTATGGCAGCAAATTACGGTGTGCTCGCTGTTGAAGAAAATGCTGGCTTGGCCATGTATAGCTTCTCACAAAATGAGAATATTTTACGTTTAGGGAATGCTGCTGTAATCACTACAGAAAAAAATACAAATCCCTCAACAACAGCCAACTGCGCCATTACCATAAAAAAACTTGCTTTAAACCTTCCTTCTATTTGTAAAGAAGGAGCCCGGCCTCCAAAAATCTGGATTTATCCCACAGTAACAACGGTTAAAGGTCAACCACCGACATATGCTGAAGATAATAACCCTACAATCACGGTTTCCGGTCCCCTAACATTGTTAGATAGTGACAATCAAGATCCCTATGATTCTGTAGATCTCTCTAATAATATTAAGAGGCTTCCTCTTCTTTATCTCTGTGAAAACACCAATAAACAAATCGACACTGCAAATTTAAATATCGGCACCCTTAATGATACTACGCATTACGGTCATCAGGGAGTCTGGAAACCTTATTGGGAATCAAAAACAACAGTAACTGACAGTACTTCCGATCTAACAGCAAATACAAAACATCGCTATCTCTATGCTGATTGGACTCGTACGGGATACACCGTTAATCCTAAATACAACACTCCTTTGATTACTAATACTCTTTGGCAATCTTTATATAGTACGATGTCAGGAATGCGTTCGTTACATTCTCCTCAAGAAGACATTCCCTCAATTTTCGAATTTTCAGGTAAGGGATTGGGAATCTCTATAACGCAAAAAGATCGTAGTGAAAAGCGTGGATTCCGAATGGAATCCGGGGGATATGCCGTAGGAACAAATACTACTCGTAAATTTTCCCTTTCCTTTGCTCAGCAATTCTCAAGCATTAAAGAAAAGGTTACCAGCAATAAAATTTCTTCTAGAAACTACTTCATGGGAATCAAGTTTTGCCTTCCCATGCTTGATGAAACCATTACAACTACGGGATCCTTAGCATATAACTACGGAGATCATAAAGCTAAACACTACTATCGAGAAGACCTGAAAACCTCTCGGGGATCTTTCTATAGCCGAGGCATGGCTGCATCCGTAAAATGCTCTCTGCCAACACAACTCAGGGAAAATCACTTAGTAATTTCCCCATTTGCAGAAGCCATAGTATTTAGAGGCACGCTATCTCATTGCACAGAAACAGGAGACTTTCCAAGAGCCTTTTCTACTAGTACGCCCTTAACCACCTTTACACTACCTTTGGGCATGACTATGCAATGGGCCCACGATACCCGTCATCCTAAACAATGGAAGATCCAGCTTGCTTATCAACCTATGATTTATAAAAAAACTCCCCAAATACGAACAACCTTACTTTCTAGCAATGGGACATGGCTTTCATCGGGAACTCCCATCTCAAGAAATACTGTTGCTATGAATATAAATAATGAGACCCAACTCAGGGATAGTTTGAAGCTTATCTTAAATTATCAAGGAGAGATTTCCTCTTCTACTTTTGCAAACTACTTAACAACAGGAAGTTCTATAACCTTCTAA
- a CDS encoding polymorphic outer membrane protein middle domain-containing protein translates to MYPYACSFILLTSLVTCSYQVACFSEQQSALQFHSISENQETRVLCNFLGTERLGQVNKGLLHNANVNLDITGNKHFCLTGQYFMSNGGAITAKDLKIIKNSGPVIFQKNKSTGHGGAISSSSCLITENQKLCCFINNCSSLKLFQNNPQHGGAINCSGDLDILNNKGSCQFLNNTATSFGGAFKTENNVHISNNFGDIIFSNNKCLQPESKGGAVYARYFTISGNQAPVTFMDNQSGAGGALFILQTCAIVDNPAIIKFLSNNSVFSGTIDSSSGWEPGGGAVSAHICQIQGNPNGVIFSNNSAKYRAGAIFGNTILINDNGPVTFVNNSSSNLGGGGIFTRGDNPKIHLFADNGNIVFDGNLNIKNLASHRNALATSANASLKLGAREGQRIAFYDPIEHETTTPTPALFNPESHHLGTVLFSGAHVPSYSGSEKDYCSYIRNTANIVNGVVAVEDKACLAVYNLTQNEGFLRLGDQASIITTGKPATNPSTAGCTITLTKLALNLPSLLKKGAQAPKIWIYPKATTTTGTTSSTTYAEDTEPTITISGPLTLLDNENQNPYDSLDISGGITKVPFLYLCDNQTKKINIDDLNIEAINDVKHYGYQGIWSPHWEEYTTTADSSSPLTANTSHRVLYADWTPTHYIPDPQYRNDLVSNALWQAAYTMMTGMHTLENSPKENTRRELSGGALGAYVTQKTRKGIPGFDLFSKGYSVKTRGSSETKHQFSLSFAQFYSQMKELKTKNTISSNCYFAGAQLQIPWFDDVITSASAGYAYSYNQLKTHDKNNREASKGDFYGHTLGAEISCMLPEESFAHFLCRPFIKASALRATQESFTETGSNIRNFKTKTPLTNVTLPLGLYFHRENKAHLKTSWEFQFAYIPTIYREKPEVITSRIISKGMWITSGTHVDHHAGSISAKNTTTLSNMSLGIHYRGDFSKSTLCNFLNVIGEIQF, encoded by the coding sequence ATAACAGCTAAAGACCTAAAGATTATAAAAAACTCAGGTCCGGTAATTTTTCAAAAAAACAAATCTACAGGCCATGGAGGAGCAATATCTTCTTCTAGCTGTCTCATCACAGAAAATCAAAAATTATGCTGTTTTATAAATAACTGCTCTTCTTTAAAGCTATTTCAAAACAATCCTCAACATGGAGGGGCAATCAACTGCTCTGGGGACCTAGATATCTTAAATAATAAAGGCTCATGCCAGTTTTTAAATAATACTGCTACGTCATTTGGCGGGGCATTTAAAACAGAAAACAATGTCCATATCAGCAATAACTTTGGAGATATAATATTCAGCAATAATAAGTGTCTGCAGCCTGAAAGTAAGGGAGGAGCTGTATACGCAAGATATTTTACAATTTCCGGAAACCAAGCTCCGGTTACATTTATGGATAACCAATCAGGAGCCGGTGGAGCACTATTCATTTTGCAAACATGTGCAATTGTAGACAATCCTGCAATTATTAAGTTCTTAAGTAACAACAGCGTGTTTTCAGGAACTATAGACTCATCGTCGGGTTGGGAACCCGGAGGAGGAGCCGTCTCAGCACATATCTGCCAAATTCAAGGCAACCCGAACGGTGTAATTTTTTCTAATAATTCTGCAAAATATCGCGCAGGTGCAATCTTTGGGAATACAATTTTAATCAACGACAATGGCCCTGTAACGTTTGTGAATAACTCTTCTTCTAATTTGGGGGGAGGGGGGATATTTACCCGAGGAGACAATCCAAAAATCCATTTATTCGCAGATAACGGCAATATAGTATTTGACGGCAACCTCAATATTAAGAATTTAGCAAGCCATAGAAATGCCTTAGCGACTTCAGCAAATGCAAGTTTAAAACTTGGAGCTCGAGAAGGTCAACGTATTGCCTTTTATGACCCTATCGAACATGAAACAACAACACCTACTCCTGCTCTCTTTAATCCTGAAAGCCACCATTTAGGAACGGTACTATTTTCAGGAGCACATGTTCCCTCATATTCCGGATCAGAAAAAGATTACTGTAGCTATATTAGAAACACAGCAAATATTGTTAATGGAGTAGTTGCTGTTGAAGACAAAGCTTGTTTAGCTGTTTATAACCTTACTCAAAACGAAGGCTTTCTCCGTCTCGGAGATCAAGCTTCCATTATTACAACAGGTAAGCCTGCTACAAATCCATCAACAGCAGGTTGTACAATCACATTAACTAAACTTGCTTTAAACCTACCCTCTCTTCTTAAGAAAGGCGCCCAAGCTCCAAAAATCTGGATTTATCCTAAAGCAACGACAACAACGGGGACTACATCTTCAACAACCTATGCTGAAGATACTGAACCGACCATTACAATTTCAGGACCATTAACTTTACTAGATAACGAAAATCAAAATCCCTACGACTCTCTAGATATCTCCGGAGGGATTACTAAAGTTCCTTTCTTATATCTTTGTGATAACCAAACTAAAAAAATTAATATCGATGATTTAAATATCGAAGCGATTAATGATGTTAAGCACTATGGATATCAGGGAATATGGTCTCCCCACTGGGAAGAATATACCACTACTGCAGATTCTTCATCTCCATTAACAGCAAATACCTCTCATCGGGTTCTCTATGCCGATTGGACTCCTACTCATTACATCCCCGACCCTCAATATCGCAATGATCTTGTCTCCAATGCTCTTTGGCAAGCTGCCTATACTATGATGACAGGAATGCATACTCTGGAAAATTCTCCCAAAGAAAATACGAGAAGAGAGCTATCCGGGGGAGCTTTAGGGGCATATGTAACACAAAAAACAAGAAAAGGCATCCCAGGTTTTGACCTATTTTCAAAGGGATATTCTGTAAAAACACGAGGAAGCTCAGAAACAAAACATCAGTTCTCTTTAAGTTTCGCGCAATTTTACAGTCAGATGAAAGAGCTAAAGACTAAAAATACTATTTCTTCAAATTGCTATTTTGCTGGTGCTCAACTACAAATCCCCTGGTTTGATGATGTGATTACCTCAGCTTCTGCGGGGTATGCCTACTCTTACAATCAATTAAAAACTCACGATAAAAACAATCGAGAAGCATCTAAAGGCGATTTTTATGGCCATACTTTAGGAGCAGAAATTTCTTGTATGCTTCCTGAAGAAAGCTTCGCACACTTTCTATGCAGACCTTTTATAAAAGCTTCTGCATTACGTGCCACACAGGAAAGCTTCACAGAAACAGGAAGCAATATCCGTAATTTCAAAACAAAAACCCCATTAACAAACGTGACACTACCCTTAGGGTTGTATTTTCATAGAGAAAATAAAGCCCACTTAAAAACCTCTTGGGAGTTTCAATTTGCCTATATCCCTACAATTTATAGGGAAAAACCTGAGGTTATAACCTCAAGAATAATAAGCAAAGGCATGTGGATCACCTCAGGGACACATGTAGATCATCATGCAGGGTCGATATCTGCTAAAAATACAACGACATTATCAAATATGAGCCTAGGAATCCACTACCGAGGAGATTTCTCAAAATCTACGTTGTGCAACTTCTTAAATGTCATTGGTGAAATCCAATTTTAG